In a genomic window of Callithrix jacchus isolate 240 chromosome 22, calJac240_pri, whole genome shotgun sequence:
- the FGF21 gene encoding fibroblast growth factor 21 produces MGSEEVGLEHPALWVSVLAGLLLGTCQAHPIPDSSPLLQFGGQVRQRYLYTDDAQQTEAHLEIREDGTVAGAAHQSPESLLQLKALKPGVIQILGVKTSRFLCQRPDGALYGSLHFDPEACSFRELLLEDGYNVYQSVAHGLPLHLPGSRSPPRDPAPRGPARFLPLPGLPPEPPEPPGILAPEPPDVGSSDPLSMVGPSQGQSPSYAS; encoded by the exons ATGGGCTCGGAGGAGGTCGGGTTGGAGCACCCTGCACTGTGGGTTTCTGTGCTGGCTGGTCTCCTGCTGGGAACCTGCCAGGCGCACCCCATCCCTGACTCCAGTCCCCTCCTGCAATTTGGAGGCCAAGTCCGGCAGCGGTACCTCTACACAGATGACGCCCAGCAGACAGAAGCCCACCTGGAGATCAGGGAAGATGGCACAGTGGCAGGGGCTGCCCACCAGAGTCCCGAAA GTCTCTTGCAGCTGAAAGCCTTAAAGCCAGGGGTTATTCAAATCTTGGGAGTCAAGACATCCAGGTTCCTGTGCCAGAGGCCAGACGGGGCGCTGTATGGATCG CTCCACTTTGACCCCGAGGCCTGCAGCTTCCGGGAGCTGCTTCTTGAGGACGGATACAATGtgtaccagtctgtggcccacGGCCTCCCGCTGCACCTGCCAGGGAGCAGGTCACCACCCCGGGACCCTGCACCCCGAGGACCAGCTCGCTTCCTGCCACTACCAGGCCTGCCCCCTGAACCCCCAGAGCCGCCAGGAATCCTGGCCCCTGAGCCCCCCGACGTGGGCTCCTCAGACCCTCTGAGCATGGTGGGGCCTTCCCAAGGCCAAAGCCCCAGCTACGCTTCCTGA